A genomic window from Cupriavidus metallidurans CH34 includes:
- a CDS encoding TadE/TadG family type IV pilus assembly protein codes for MKHRAHPLRFARQRGLAAVEFALIAGMFFTLLIGIMEFSRVLFYWNTAAEVTRMAARSAVVCDSGASIIKTRMENMLPLLQDSNISVAYSPTGCDSDPATARSTCQTVTVSVSNVTIATMIPVMRLRIGMPPFTTTMTRESMQTSTGGSVCS; via the coding sequence ATGAAACATCGCGCCCATCCGCTCCGCTTCGCACGCCAGCGCGGCCTGGCCGCCGTGGAGTTCGCCCTTATCGCCGGCATGTTCTTCACGCTGCTGATCGGCATCATGGAGTTCTCGCGCGTGCTGTTCTACTGGAACACCGCCGCTGAAGTCACGCGCATGGCCGCGCGGTCGGCCGTGGTCTGCGATTCCGGCGCCAGCATCATCAAGACCAGGATGGAAAACATGCTGCCGCTACTGCAGGACTCGAATATCAGCGTGGCCTACTCGCCGACGGGCTGCGACAGCGATCCCGCCACGGCGCGCTCCACCTGCCAGACAGTAACCGTGAGCGTGTCCAACGTGACCATCGCCACCATGATCCCCGTGATGCGGTTGCGCATCGGCATGCCGCCGTTCACGACCACCATGACACGCGAGAGCATGCAGACATCGACCGGCGGGTCGGTGTGTAGCTGA
- a CDS encoding TadE/TadG family type IV pilus assembly protein yields the protein MKRLTNAHRQSRTRQRGVAAVEFGIMLVPMLLMACGVAEFGRAIYQYDTLTKATRSAARYLSQYSPDDVAYPTAATKCLAAYGNTGCSGQPLAPGLTTAMVIICDRVDSSGCPGATQTFSNVATYDSTGGGSGTQAGTVNLIAVRISGYTYTPLQSFINVSGLTFGDITTVMRQVL from the coding sequence ATGAAACGACTGACCAACGCACACAGGCAATCCCGCACGCGCCAGCGCGGCGTCGCCGCAGTCGAGTTCGGCATCATGCTCGTGCCGATGCTGCTGATGGCGTGCGGCGTGGCCGAGTTCGGCCGCGCGATCTACCAGTACGACACGCTGACCAAGGCCACCCGCTCGGCAGCACGTTACCTGTCGCAGTATTCGCCCGATGACGTCGCCTATCCGACGGCGGCCACCAAGTGCCTGGCGGCCTACGGTAACACCGGCTGCTCGGGCCAGCCTCTGGCACCCGGGTTGACCACCGCCATGGTGATCATCTGCGATCGCGTCGATTCGTCCGGCTGCCCCGGCGCCACCCAAACCTTCAGCAACGTCGCGACCTACGACAGTACCGGTGGCGGCAGCGGCACGCAGGCCGGCACCGTGAACCTGATCGCCGTCAGGATCAGCGGCTATACCTACACGCCGCTGCAGTCGTTCATCAACGTGTCCGGCCTGACCTTCGGCGACATCACCACCGTCATGAGGCAAGTGCTATGA
- a CDS encoding pilus assembly protein TadG-related protein, whose product MSTTRSRGMSLPRIHERQRGAVAIIVGLMIVVLVGFIGLALDLGKLYVSKSELQNRADSCALAAARDLTGATPLTVSEAAGLTAAARNLVLFQGNLEQQPNITSAESVTYSDSLANPFLDKNSVTYALNTIKYVKCDVSRGNIANWFAQVLNAIPGIHIGANTVGAFAVATTTSAQTTCAIPVYICRPDTATPAVPGGYTIGQWLTAKIGTSGGGVYGGGNFGWADLSGGKGNTPALDTQLQGAGQCNLPALNTQIGTTGNKASLSDAWNSRFGITTNKTTGVTDFTGFAYTSTTWTAQNNAYNGTSTDSKGASQPNFLAARKTYQPYQSDSVTGLSTKGSAASQATYQAGADRRLVLAPIVDCSTFSTPGTHQANVTGWACVLMVDPMQQGGNIDTVHLEYRGDSSLPGSPCATQGMPGASTGVGPLVPVLVQ is encoded by the coding sequence ATGTCCACAACCAGGTCTCGCGGCATGTCACTGCCTCGCATTCACGAGAGGCAGCGCGGCGCCGTTGCCATCATCGTCGGCCTCATGATCGTGGTGCTGGTCGGCTTCATCGGCCTGGCACTCGATCTCGGCAAACTGTATGTGAGCAAGAGCGAGTTGCAGAACCGCGCGGATTCGTGCGCGCTGGCCGCAGCGCGCGACCTGACCGGTGCTACCCCGCTAACGGTTTCCGAAGCCGCCGGCCTGACCGCGGCGGCCCGCAACCTGGTGCTGTTCCAGGGCAACCTGGAACAGCAGCCGAACATCACATCGGCCGAATCCGTGACCTACAGCGATTCGTTGGCGAATCCCTTTCTGGACAAGAACTCGGTCACCTACGCGCTGAACACGATCAAGTACGTCAAATGCGACGTCTCGCGTGGCAACATCGCGAACTGGTTCGCGCAGGTACTGAATGCGATTCCTGGCATCCACATCGGAGCGAACACGGTTGGGGCCTTCGCTGTCGCAACGACGACTTCGGCGCAGACCACCTGCGCGATTCCTGTGTACATCTGCAGACCCGACACTGCCACGCCGGCGGTGCCCGGCGGATACACGATCGGTCAATGGCTGACAGCCAAGATTGGGACCTCGGGCGGGGGCGTCTACGGAGGTGGGAACTTCGGCTGGGCCGACCTGAGCGGTGGCAAGGGCAACACACCTGCTCTGGACACCCAGCTTCAGGGAGCGGGCCAATGCAATCTGCCCGCCTTGAACACCCAGATCGGGACAACCGGCAACAAGGCCTCGCTCTCGGACGCGTGGAACAGCCGCTTCGGCATCACCACGAACAAGACCACCGGTGTGACCGACTTTACGGGTTTCGCCTATACGAGCACAACGTGGACGGCGCAGAACAACGCTTACAACGGCACATCGACCGACAGCAAGGGGGCCTCCCAGCCGAATTTCCTGGCTGCCCGCAAGACATACCAGCCCTATCAGAGTGACTCCGTTACGGGCCTGAGCACGAAAGGCTCAGCCGCGTCGCAGGCCACCTATCAGGCTGGCGCTGACCGGCGCCTGGTGCTGGCGCCGATCGTCGACTGCTCAACGTTCAGCACGCCGGGCACCCATCAGGCCAACGTCACGGGCTGGGCCTGCGTGTTGATGGTCGACCCCATGCAGCAGGGCGGCAACATCGACACGGTGCATCTCGAGTATCGCGGCGACTCGAGCCTGCCGGGCAGCCCCTGCGCCACGCAGGGCATGCCGGGCGCGAGTACCGGCGTCGGCCCGCTCGTCCCGGTGCTGGTGCAATAG
- a CDS encoding type II and III secretion system protein family protein, protein MNQKTTEAARGTRHFVLAAILCTPLAAAAQVAVEAGNVARSTTPAAASPAVKVPGGPVQMTISMAPVPAAPSIAADARGPNCSGAIRNESSVIVPIGKSQLIPLPEPVRNRTLGNPNVVQATMVSPQTLYVLGRSVGTTNMIVQGRSGGCSIINVVVNADSNGLQTSLAQLLPGESGIRVMTAADNLVLTGSVSSSQAALQAMDIAQAYANAAQGDGANGKKGGVLNMMSVDTPQQVMLEVKVAEVSKTLLNQLGSAVNIQGGFGSWTGGVISNLLTGAAAGIFGSKANNKPFNLAIDAQKNDSLVKVLAEPNLVTISGQEASFLAGGKIYIPVAQSNALGGASTITLQEEEFGVGLKFTPTVLANGRIHLKVSPEVSELSPTGATVSGSTLTGQTILPLITTRRASTTVQMRDGESFAIGGLLQDSARGSLKALPGAGEVPVLGTLFRSTQFQQDLTELVFIITPHLVKPMQTQNYPLPTDGFTTPDPLSLYFMGNMEGKGRPAPQPAPAPSQPAAPATAPAPVPSTPRSEAGPTTSVPTSPTPIGKLLDEPAPSAPAASPAPVATVGPRPPQGPARDLVAATPPEDNSARVARIEATALRLAQARAAAATTPGTTGSN, encoded by the coding sequence AGCAGCACGCGGCACACGCCACTTCGTCCTGGCCGCCATCCTCTGCACACCGCTCGCCGCCGCGGCACAGGTCGCGGTAGAAGCCGGCAACGTCGCCAGGTCGACCACGCCGGCGGCGGCCTCGCCAGCGGTCAAGGTCCCGGGAGGACCCGTGCAGATGACCATCAGCATGGCGCCCGTGCCCGCCGCCCCCTCGATCGCCGCTGACGCCCGGGGCCCGAACTGCTCCGGCGCGATCCGCAACGAATCGAGCGTGATCGTGCCGATCGGCAAGTCGCAGCTGATTCCGCTGCCCGAGCCAGTACGCAACCGCACGCTGGGCAACCCGAACGTCGTGCAGGCCACGATGGTGTCGCCGCAGACGCTCTATGTCCTCGGCCGCAGCGTGGGCACCACCAACATGATCGTGCAGGGCCGCAGTGGCGGTTGCAGCATCATCAACGTGGTGGTCAACGCGGACTCGAACGGACTGCAGACCTCGCTGGCCCAGTTGCTGCCGGGTGAATCGGGCATCCGCGTGATGACCGCCGCGGACAATCTGGTACTGACCGGCAGCGTCTCCAGTTCACAGGCTGCACTGCAGGCCATGGATATCGCCCAGGCGTACGCCAACGCGGCACAGGGCGACGGCGCCAACGGCAAGAAGGGCGGCGTGCTCAACATGATGTCCGTCGACACCCCGCAGCAGGTGATGTTGGAGGTGAAGGTTGCCGAAGTCTCCAAGACGCTGCTCAACCAGCTCGGTTCGGCAGTCAATATCCAGGGCGGCTTCGGATCGTGGACCGGTGGCGTGATCTCGAACCTGCTCACGGGTGCGGCGGCCGGCATCTTCGGTAGCAAGGCCAACAACAAGCCGTTCAATCTCGCGATCGACGCGCAGAAGAACGACAGCCTGGTAAAGGTTCTTGCCGAACCGAATCTGGTCACCATCAGCGGTCAAGAAGCCAGCTTCCTCGCAGGCGGCAAGATCTACATCCCGGTCGCGCAGAGCAACGCGCTCGGTGGCGCCTCCACCATCACGCTGCAGGAAGAAGAGTTCGGCGTGGGGCTGAAGTTCACCCCGACCGTGCTGGCCAATGGACGGATCCACCTGAAGGTGTCGCCGGAAGTCTCGGAACTGTCGCCAACTGGGGCAACGGTCAGCGGCAGCACGCTGACCGGACAGACGATCCTGCCGCTCATCACGACTCGCCGCGCCTCCACCACCGTGCAGATGCGCGATGGCGAGAGCTTCGCGATCGGTGGCCTGCTGCAGGACAGCGCACGTGGCTCGCTGAAGGCACTGCCTGGCGCTGGTGAGGTTCCGGTGCTTGGCACGCTGTTCCGCAGCACGCAGTTCCAGCAAGACCTGACCGAGCTGGTGTTCATCATCACGCCGCACCTGGTCAAGCCAATGCAGACGCAGAACTATCCGCTGCCGACCGACGGCTTCACTACGCCTGACCCGCTGTCGCTCTACTTCATGGGCAACATGGAAGGCAAGGGCAGGCCTGCTCCGCAGCCGGCACCGGCGCCTTCGCAACCCGCCGCGCCCGCCACGGCACCTGCTCCCGTGCCTTCGACCCCGCGCAGCGAAGCCGGCCCGACCACGTCGGTTCCCACCAGCCCCACTCCGATCGGCAAGCTCCTGGACGAGCCGGCGCCGTCGGCCCCCGCGGCTTCGCCAGCACCAGTGGCAACCGTGGGGCCACGGCCGCCCCAGGGGCCCGCACGTGACCTCGTAGCCGCCACTCCGCCCGAGGACAACAGCGCGCGTGTCGCGCGCATCGAGGCCACTGCGCTCCGCCTGGCCCAGGCAAGGGCCGCGGCCGCGACCACCCCCGGCACCACGGGCAGCAACTGA